CGCGCCTCGACGATGTAACGGGCAATCCGGCGGCTGTGACGCTCTTCTGCATATTCATAGAGAATGGCAGCGATGTCTTCTGGATCGTAGTCGTTGACCACATCAAAGGCAGAGAGGCCATCCTGACTCATGCGCATGTCCAGAGGGGCCTCTTCGTGGTAGGAAAAGCCTCTGGCGGAATCATCGAGTTGAAAACTGGACACTCCAATGTCCAGCAAGATGCCGTCCACCTGCGTGGTTCCGGTGGGCTCCATGAGTTCCAGCATGTCGCGGTAATTGCCCTGCAACACGGTGAGACCGGGCAACTCTGGGGTTCTGCCGATCACAAAAGGGTCCTGATCAATGCCGTACACCTGAGATCCACGCTCCAGCAACAACCGGGTGTGGCCTGCTCCGCCAAGGGTGCCATCGATGAACACCTTGCCGGGCTGCGGGTCCAGCCCTTCTACAACTTCTTTTGCCAAAACGGGAATGTGACTGTAATCCATGACGCTCCTCAGGCGATGAAATTCTCCAAAAGCTCGGGTTTGGGCGGTGAGGTTTGCACCTCAGAGAGCACCTGATTCCAGCGCTCTGGGTTCCAGAGTTCCAGACGGTTGGGGGCTCCGGCCACCACCACCTCGGTTTCCAGACCTGCAAACTGGCGCAGGGGATGGGGAATTGAAAGCCTGAACTGGTTGTCCAGGCGGTTTTTGCTTGCTCCACTGTAAAAAAACCGCACGAAACTTCTGGATGGGGCATCGGTGAGCGGCAATTTTTCAAGTTGCTCTTCCAGACGCTTCCAGACATCGAGCGGAAACACATAAAGACAGCCTTCCATGCCACGCGTGATGATCATGCCGTCTTCGACGAATTCGCGGAAGGCTGGTGGGATCACCACCCGGCCCTTGTCGTCCATGGCATAGTCGTATTCTCCGAAAGGCATGTGCGGGCTTCCTCATGGACCCCTGAGTGCATCAGGAGTGAGATGAGTGACGTGTTATCTTTGTGTCACCTAAGCATCAAGCTACCACAGTTCACCACCATTTACCACAATTCCCCACCATCTCCCCCACT
Above is a window of Deinococcus misasensis DSM 22328 DNA encoding:
- the mraZ gene encoding division/cell wall cluster transcriptional repressor MraZ — protein: MPFGEYDYAMDDKGRVVIPPAFREFVEDGMIITRGMEGCLYVFPLDVWKRLEEQLEKLPLTDAPSRSFVRFFYSGASKNRLDNQFRLSIPHPLRQFAGLETEVVVAGAPNRLELWNPERWNQVLSEVQTSPPKPELLENFIA
- the rsmH gene encoding 16S rRNA (cytosine(1402)-N(4))-methyltransferase RsmH, yielding MDYSHIPVLAKEVVEGLDPQPGKVFIDGTLGGAGHTRLLLERGSQVYGIDQDPFVIGRTPELPGLTVLQGNYRDMLELMEPTGTTQVDGILLDIGVSSFQLDDSARGFSYHEEAPLDMRMSQDGLSAFDVVNDYDPEDIAAILYEYAEERHSRRIARYIVEARSKKPIETTTELAAIIKRAYPGQHARGIHPARRSFQALRIHVNDELGALKDGLEAAKALIKPGGRLAVISFHSLEDRIVKQFVKGNNGFKPLTKRPLEATEEELEQNPRSRSAKLRVAERLEEEQP